A genomic segment from Bubalus bubalis isolate 160015118507 breed Murrah chromosome 5, NDDB_SH_1, whole genome shotgun sequence encodes:
- the RAB7B gene encoding ras-related protein Rab-7b isoform X1, producing MNPRKKVDLKLIIIGALGVGKTSLLHRYVHKTFYEDYQTTLGASILSKIIILEDTTLKLQIWDTGGQERFRSMVSTFYKGSDGCVLAFDVTDLESFEALETWRGDVLAKTIPMEQSYPMVVLGNKIDLEDRQGVERAPPLEKATGFGGGQARGREVPQEVAQGWCKEKDIPYFEVSAKNDINVVQAFEMLASRALSRQPRILGEEDDGGTPAWGGKSWALKSADLALNPASTSYSLCP from the exons ATGAATCCTCGGAAGAAGGTGGACCTCAAGCTCATCATCATTGGAGCCCTGGG TGTTGGAAAGACCTCCCTCCTCCACCGATATGTGCATAAGACGTTTTACGAAGACTATCAGACCACGCTGGGGGCCAGCATCCTCTCCAAGATTATCATACTGGAGGACACAACTTTGAAGCTGCAG ATCTGGGACACAGGCGGCCAGGAGCGATTCCGCTCCATGGTGTCTACATTCTACAAAGGCTCTGATGGCTGTGTCCTGGCTTTTGATGTCACTGACCTGGAGTCCTTTGAAGCCCTGGAAACCTGGCGGGGTGATGTTCTGGCCAAAACCATTCCAATGGAGCAGTCCTACCCCATGGTGGTGCTGGGGAACAAGATCGATCTGGAAGACCGGCAG GGTGTGGAAAGAGCCCCCCCACTGGAGAAGGCGACAGGATTTGGAGGGGGGCAAGCCAGAGGAAGAGAG GTTCCACAAGAGGTAGCCCAAGGCTGGTGTAAAGAGAAGGACATTCCCTATTTTGAAGTCAGTGCCAAGAATGACATCAACGTGGTACAAGCCTTCGAGATGCTGGCCAGTCGGGCTCTGTCAAGG CAGCCCAGAATCCTTGGAGAGGAGGATGACGGAGGGACCCCAGCCTGGGGTGGGAAGAGCTGGGCTCTGAAGTCAGCGGATCTGGCTTTAAATCCTGCCTCTACCTCTTACTCACTGTGTCCTTGA
- the RAB7B gene encoding ras-related protein Rab-7b isoform X2 encodes MNPRKKVDLKLIIIGALGVGKTSLLHRYVHKTFYEDYQTTLGASILSKIIILEDTTLKLQIWDTGGQERFRSMVSTFYKGSDGCVLAFDVTDLESFEALETWRGDVLAKTIPMEQSYPMVVLGNKIDLEDRQGVERAPPLEKATGFGGGQARGREVPQEVAQGWCKEKDIPYFEVSAKNDINVVQAFEMLASRALSRYRSILESYLTDSIKLSPEDQPKSRCC; translated from the exons ATGAATCCTCGGAAGAAGGTGGACCTCAAGCTCATCATCATTGGAGCCCTGGG TGTTGGAAAGACCTCCCTCCTCCACCGATATGTGCATAAGACGTTTTACGAAGACTATCAGACCACGCTGGGGGCCAGCATCCTCTCCAAGATTATCATACTGGAGGACACAACTTTGAAGCTGCAG ATCTGGGACACAGGCGGCCAGGAGCGATTCCGCTCCATGGTGTCTACATTCTACAAAGGCTCTGATGGCTGTGTCCTGGCTTTTGATGTCACTGACCTGGAGTCCTTTGAAGCCCTGGAAACCTGGCGGGGTGATGTTCTGGCCAAAACCATTCCAATGGAGCAGTCCTACCCCATGGTGGTGCTGGGGAACAAGATCGATCTGGAAGACCGGCAG GGTGTGGAAAGAGCCCCCCCACTGGAGAAGGCGACAGGATTTGGAGGGGGGCAAGCCAGAGGAAGAGAG GTTCCACAAGAGGTAGCCCAAGGCTGGTGTAAAGAGAAGGACATTCCCTATTTTGAAGTCAGTGCCAAGAATGACATCAACGTGGTACAAGCCTTCGAGATGCTGGCCAGTCGGGCTCTGTCAAGG TATCGAAGCATCTTAGAGAGTTACCTCACAGACTCCATCAAGCTCTCACCGGAAGACCAGCCCAAGAGCAGATGCTGCTGA
- the RAB7B gene encoding ras-related protein Rab-7b isoform X3, translating to MNPRKKVDLKLIIIGALGVGKTSLLHRYVHKTFYEDYQTTLGASILSKIIILEDTTLKLQIWDTGGQERFRSMVSTFYKGSDGCVLAFDVTDLESFEALETWRGDVLAKTIPMEQSYPMVVLGNKIDLEDRQVPQEVAQGWCKEKDIPYFEVSAKNDINVVQAFEMLASRALSRQPRILGEEDDGGTPAWGGKSWALKSADLALNPASTSYSLCP from the exons ATGAATCCTCGGAAGAAGGTGGACCTCAAGCTCATCATCATTGGAGCCCTGGG TGTTGGAAAGACCTCCCTCCTCCACCGATATGTGCATAAGACGTTTTACGAAGACTATCAGACCACGCTGGGGGCCAGCATCCTCTCCAAGATTATCATACTGGAGGACACAACTTTGAAGCTGCAG ATCTGGGACACAGGCGGCCAGGAGCGATTCCGCTCCATGGTGTCTACATTCTACAAAGGCTCTGATGGCTGTGTCCTGGCTTTTGATGTCACTGACCTGGAGTCCTTTGAAGCCCTGGAAACCTGGCGGGGTGATGTTCTGGCCAAAACCATTCCAATGGAGCAGTCCTACCCCATGGTGGTGCTGGGGAACAAGATCGATCTGGAAGACCGGCAG GTTCCACAAGAGGTAGCCCAAGGCTGGTGTAAAGAGAAGGACATTCCCTATTTTGAAGTCAGTGCCAAGAATGACATCAACGTGGTACAAGCCTTCGAGATGCTGGCCAGTCGGGCTCTGTCAAGG CAGCCCAGAATCCTTGGAGAGGAGGATGACGGAGGGACCCCAGCCTGGGGTGGGAAGAGCTGGGCTCTGAAGTCAGCGGATCTGGCTTTAAATCCTGCCTCTACCTCTTACTCACTGTGTCCTTGA
- the RAB7B gene encoding ras-related protein Rab-7b isoform X4: protein MNPRKKVDLKLIIIGALGVGKTSLLHRYVHKTFYEDYQTTLGASILSKIIILEDTTLKLQIWDTGGQERFRSMVSTFYKGSDGCVLAFDVTDLESFEALETWRGDVLAKTIPMEQSYPMVVLGNKIDLEDRQVPQEVAQGWCKEKDIPYFEVSAKNDINVVQAFEMLASRALSRYRSILESYLTDSIKLSPEDQPKSRCC, encoded by the exons ATGAATCCTCGGAAGAAGGTGGACCTCAAGCTCATCATCATTGGAGCCCTGGG TGTTGGAAAGACCTCCCTCCTCCACCGATATGTGCATAAGACGTTTTACGAAGACTATCAGACCACGCTGGGGGCCAGCATCCTCTCCAAGATTATCATACTGGAGGACACAACTTTGAAGCTGCAG ATCTGGGACACAGGCGGCCAGGAGCGATTCCGCTCCATGGTGTCTACATTCTACAAAGGCTCTGATGGCTGTGTCCTGGCTTTTGATGTCACTGACCTGGAGTCCTTTGAAGCCCTGGAAACCTGGCGGGGTGATGTTCTGGCCAAAACCATTCCAATGGAGCAGTCCTACCCCATGGTGGTGCTGGGGAACAAGATCGATCTGGAAGACCGGCAG GTTCCACAAGAGGTAGCCCAAGGCTGGTGTAAAGAGAAGGACATTCCCTATTTTGAAGTCAGTGCCAAGAATGACATCAACGTGGTACAAGCCTTCGAGATGCTGGCCAGTCGGGCTCTGTCAAGG TATCGAAGCATCTTAGAGAGTTACCTCACAGACTCCATCAAGCTCTCACCGGAAGACCAGCCCAAGAGCAGATGCTGCTGA